The following proteins are co-located in the Toxotes jaculatrix isolate fToxJac2 chromosome 9, fToxJac2.pri, whole genome shotgun sequence genome:
- the LOC121187531 gene encoding gap junction delta-2 protein — translation MGEWTILERLLEAAVQQHSTMIGRILLTVVVIFRILIVAIVGETVYEDEQTMFICNTLQPGCNQACYDKAFPISHIRYWVFQIILVCTPSLCFITYSVHQSAKQRDRRYSFLYPIMERDYGGRDGARKLRNINGILVQHGGDGGGGKEEPDCLEVKEIPNAPRGLTHGKSSKVRRQEGISRFYIIQVVFRNALEIGFLAGQYFLYGFSVPGIFECDRYPCLKEVECYVSRPTEKTVFLVFMFAVSGICVVLNLAELNHLGWRKIKAAIRGVQARRKSICEIRKKDMAHLSQPPNLGRTQSSESAYV, via the coding sequence GATCCTGCTGACAGTGGTAGTGATCTTCCGTATCCTGATTGTGGCCATTGTGGGGGAGACGGTGTACGAAGACGAGCAGACCATGTTCATCTGTAACACTCTGCAGCCGGGCTGCAACCAGGCCTGCTACGACAAAGCCTTCCCCATTTCCCACATCCGCTACTGGGTGTTCCAGATCATACTGGTGTGTACGCCCAGTCTCTGCTTCATCACCTACTCTGTCCATCAGTCGGCCAAGCAGAGGGATCGCCGCTACTCCTTTCTCTATCCCATAATGGAGAGGGACTATGGCGGAAGGGACGGGGCACGAAAGCTCCGCAATATTAATGGAATTCTGGTTCAGCATGGTGGCGATGgcggaggagggaaggaagaacCTGACTGCCTGGAAGTGAAGGAGATCCCCAATGCGCCGCGGGGCCTGACCCATGGGAAGAGCTCTAAGGTCCGCCGGCAAGAAGGGATCTCCCGCTTTTACATAATTCAGGTGGTGTTCAGAAACGCACTGGAGATTGGCTTCTTGGCGGGCCAGTACTTCCTTTACGGCTTCAGCGTGCCTGGGATTTTTGAATGCGACCGCTACCCGTGTCTCAAGGAGGTGGAGTGCTACGTGTCCCGCCCCACAGAAAAAACGGTTTTCCTGGTGTTCATGTTTGCTGTGAGCGGCATCTGCGTGGTGCTCAACCTGGCCGAGCTCAACCATCTGGGTTGGCGCAAGATCAAGGCTGCCATCAGGGGCGTCCAGGCCCGCCGGAAGTCTATCTGTGAGATCAGGAAGAAGGACATGGCCCATTTGTCCCAGCCGCCCAACCTGGGACGCACACAGTCCAGCGAATCAGCCTACGTCTGA